The following is a genomic window from Crossiella equi.
CTACACCTACCTGCCCGCCGAGGGCGGTCTGCTGCTCGGCCTGGCGGTGGCCGCGGCCGGTCTGCTGCTCGCGGTGAAGTGGGACGGCCAGGCGCTGGCGGTCGGCGTGGTGCTCGGCGCCGCGGTCTGCGCGCCGCTGCTGACGAAGTCGTTCACGCCGCTGCTGGTCGGCTTCCTCATGGTGCTGGCCGTGGCCGCCACGCCCGTGCAGCTGCGCAAGGACTGGTCCGGCCTGACCATCGCGGCCGGGGTGCCCTCGTTGCTGGGCTCGGTGCTGGCCACCCTCCAGGCCCGGATCGGCGGGCAGGACGGGTACGCGGCCGTCGGGGTCGCCTTCGCGGCCGGGGTGCTGGCCATGGGCCTGGCCGGGCTGTCCGCGCGCCGCCGCCCGGCGGACCCGGCGCCGCTGGTGCTCGTGGTGACCGCCGCCGTGCCGCCGCTGCTGTCCGCGGTGCTGCTCACGCAGGTGCAGGCCACCCTCGCCGCGCTCGCCCTGGCCGCCGTCGCGTTCGGCTTCACCGCCGCCGTACGGGTGCTGACCAGGAACTTCGCCCTTGCTACCGTCGCCGTTGGGCTGGTCGGCATATTCCAGGCGATCCTCACCTACACCGGCAGCGCGAGCCGGGCGGCGACCCTGCTCGGGGCCGCGCTGGCGCTCACCGGCCTCGCGGCCTGGCGCGGGCACAAGCTGCCGTTGTTCGGCGCGCTGGGCTACGGCCTGGCCGGGGTGTTCGCCGCGTTTGTGCACGACATCCCGGCGCACCTGCTGCTCCGGCCGCCGTACCGCCTGGCCGAGGTCCCGGTGACCGCGCCCGTGGCGGGTGCGCTGGTGGCCGCCCTCGCGGCGGCGCTGCCGCTGGTGGCGCACCGGCAGGGCTGGCTGCGGCCGCCGGACCGGGGCACGGACACCGCCCCGCTGTGGGTGTTGGCCGGGGTGGCCGGGCTCTACGGCACCGCGGGCTGCCTGGTCGGTGCGGGCCTGCTGGCCATGCCGGACCGGGACGGCTTCCTCGCCGGGCACGTGCTGGTGACGATCATCTGGGCCGCGCTCGCGGTGGCGCTGCTGCTGCGCGGCATCCGGTCGGCGCACCTGCGGGTCACCGGCATGGTGCTGTTCGGCGTCACGGTGGCCAAGCTGATGATCTTCGACCTGTCCGCGCTGGACGGGTTGCCCCGCGTGGTCGCGGTGCTCGGCTGCGGCCTGGTGCTCCTGCTGCTCGGCACCCGCTACGCGCGGCTGGTGGCTGAGGCCAAGCAGGACTAGAACGGCACCCCGCAGCGGAGCAGGACGTTGGCGTACGGGCTGGCCTCGCCAGTCCGCACGACCAGCTTCACGCCGCTGACCAGGCGCTTGAAGTCCTCATGCGCGACGTGCTCGAGCTCGGGCAGGCGCTCCGCCATCGCGGCCGCGCAGTCCGGGTTGGCCGCCTCGACCTCGTTGGCCACCACGGCGCCGTCCACCACGAGCTCGCGCAGCAGGCCGTCCAGCACGTCCAGGAAGCCGGGCACGCCGAAGGAGAAGGCCAGGTCGATGACCTTGGGGCCGTCCGGGATGGGCAGGCCGCAGTCGGCGACCACGACCTGGTCGGTGTGGCCGAGCCGGGCCAGCGCCGAGTTCAGCTCGGCGTGCAGGATGCCTCCGCGCTTCACGAGCGCACCTCGTTCCTGGTCGGGTACGAGGGCTGGGCTCCCCGTCGGGTCACGGAAACAGCGGCGGCGCGCACCGCGAACTGGCAGGCGGCGAGCAGCTCCTCACCCGCGGCCAGGCGGGCGGCCAGCGCCCCGGCGAAGGCGTCGCCCGCACCGGTGGTGTCCACCGCCTCGACCTCGGGCGCGGGCACCAGGTGCACGTCCTCGCCGTCGGCCACGGCCACACCCCGGCTGCCCAGGGTGACCACCGCGGAGCGCGGGCCGAGCGCGAGCAGGGCCCGCGCCAGGTCCGAGGGCTGGTCCGGCGTGTGGGCGCCGAGCAGCCAGGCCGCCTCGTGCTCGTTGACCACCAGCGGGTCCAGCGCGGCGAGCGCGGTCGCGGTGAGCGGCGCGGGCGGGGACAGGTTGAGCACGGCCCGGACCCCGGCCTCACCGGCGAGCTCCACCGCCCGCAGCGCGGCGGGCAGCGGTACCTCCAGCGAGACCAGCACGACCGTGGAGATGGCGATCACGGTGGCCGCGCGGTCGATGTCCGCGCTGGTCAGCGTGCCGTTCGCCCCCGGGGAGACCACGATCGAGTTCTCCCCGTCCGGGGTGAGCACGACGTGGGCGATACCGGTGGGCCGGTCGGGGGTCCGCACGTGCTCGGTGCGCACCCCCGCCGACCGCATCGACTCCAGCAGCAGCTGGCCGTGCTCGTCATCGCCGACCGCGCCCAGGAACGCGACCCCCGCCCCGAGCCGGGCGGCCGCGACCGCCTGGTTCGCACCCTTCCCGCCGGGAGAGACGCGGAGGTCGGTGCCGAGGACGGTCTCCCCGGCGCCGGGGCGGCGGGGCACCGAGGTGACCAGGTCCGCGTTGGCGGACCCGACCACCACGACGTCCGTGAGGGCGGTCAGCGAGGTGATCACTTCTTGAACTCGGCCACGTTGTCCTTGGTGACGACCTTCACCGGGACCGCGATCTTCGCCTCGGGGGCCTCGTTCTTGGTGGTCTTCACGGCCTGCTCGATCGCCATGCGGCCCAGCTCCTTGGGCTGCTGCGCGATGGTCGCGGCCAGCTTGCCGGACTCGATGGCGGTCAGCGCGTCGGTGTTGCCGTCGAAGCCGACGACCTGGATGTCCTTGCCCGCGCGGTCCCCGAGGGCCTGCACGGCGCCCAGCGCCATGTCGTCGTTCTCCGCGAAGATGCCCTTGGTGCCCGCCTGGGCCTGGAGCAGGTCGGTGGTCACCGAGAGGCCCTTGGCCTTGTCGAACTCCGCGGTCTGGGTCGCGGCGACCTTGACGGCCGAGGCGTTCTTGATGTTGTTCGTGAAGCCCTGGCCGCGGTCGCGGCTGGCGGAGGTGCCCAGGATGCCCTGCAGGTGCAGCACGTCGCCGCTGCCCACGAGCTTGGCCAGGGTGTCCGCCGCGAGCTGCCCGCCCTGCACGTTGTCCGAGGCGATGAACGAGGCGATCTTGGCGTTGTTGATCGCGCGGTCCACGGCGATGACCGGGATGTTGGCGTTCTCCGCGGCCTTGGCGGCCGGGGTGGCCTGGTCGGAGTCGACCGCGTTGATGATGATCGCCTTCACGCCCTGGCTCACGAAGTTCTGCACCTGCGAGAGCTGGGTGTTGGCGTCACCCTGCGCGTCGTTGACGACGAGCTTGACGCCTGCCTTGTCGGCGGCCTCCTGCGCGGCGTCCTTCAGCACGTTGAAGAACGGGTTCGCCAGGGAGGAGATCGTCATGCCGATCACGGGCTGACCGGAGGCGGAGCCACCGCTCGCACCGCCGCACGCCGCGGTGAACGCCAGGGTCGACGCCGCCAGGGTGGCGAGCACGGCGCGGTTGAGCATCTTCATGGAGGGGTTACCTTTCCTTGCCTACCGGGTGGGGGCCGGTGGTCATAGGGCTCAGGAGGTCGTCAGGAACTCTTGGACGTTGGCCTTCGTGACGACGCGAACCGGGATCTCGATGAGGTTCCGGACGGTTTCGCCCCGCAGGTACTTCACGGCCTGTTCGACTGCCTGGCGGCCCAGCTCCTTCGGCTGCTGGGCGATGGTGGCGGCGAGCTTCCCGCTGTTCACCGCGGCGAGGGCCTCGGGGGTGCCGTCGAAGCCGACGACCTTGACCTCGTTGCCCGCCTTGTCACCGAGCGCCTGCACGGCGCCCAGCGCCATGTCGTCGTTCTCGGCGAAGAGGCCCTTCACATTGGGCTTGGCGGTGAGCATCTGGGCGGTGACCGCCATGCCCCTCGCCCGGTCGAAGTCCGCGGACTTCTGCTCGGCGATGCGCACGCTGGAGCGCAGGGCCAGGCCCTGCTGGAAGCCCTCGCCCCGGTCCCGGCTGGCGGAGGTGCCGAGCAGGCCCTGCAGGTGCAGCACCTCGCCCGGACCGGTGGCCTTGGCCAGCGCGGCGGCGGCGTCCACGCCGCCCTGGACGTTGTCGGAGGACACCTCGGAGATCACCCGGCCGCCGGTCACCGCGCGGTCGACGGCGACCAGCGGGATGCGCGCGGTCTCCGCCGCGGCCGCCATCTTGCCGGACTGCTGGGTGTCCACCGGGTTGAGCAGGATGGCCTTCACCCGCTGGCTGATCAGGCTCTGCACCTGCGTCAGCTGCGTGGTCACGTCGTTGTTCGCGTCCATGAACACCACGCGGACGCCGAACTCGGCCTGCGCCTGCTCCACCCCCTCCTTGAGCTGGAGGAAGAACGGGTTGGTGAGCGTCGAGGAGGCGAAGCCGATGACGATCTCACCGTTGGGGGCCGGCTTGTTCGAGTCGCTGCCCGAGTCGCACGCTGCGACGAACAGGAGCGCGGCTGACGTCGCGGCGGCGAGGATGGTCCGCCTGGTGTGCCTCATTGCGAGTGGTTCCCTTTCCTAGCTGGTCCGTGCGGTCAGCGACTGCGGCGGCGAAGCGTGTCGAACAGGACTGCCACGGCGATGACCACACCGATGACGACCTGCTGCCAGAAAGGAGAAACCTGGACCAGATTGAGCCCGTTGCGCAACACCGCGAGAACAAGGGCTCCAATGAACGCACCACTGGCGCGTCCAACCCCGCCCGAGAGGGAGGCCCCGCCGATCACCACGGCGGCGATCGCGTCCAGCTCGTAGCCCACGGCGGCCTGGGGTCCCGCGGAGCCGAGGCGGCCCGCCAGCAGGATGCCCGCGATGCCCGCGAACAGGCCGGACAGCGCGTAGATGACGAGCTTGTTCTTCTTGACGTCGATGCCGGAGAGCAGCGCCGCCTCCTCGTTGCCGCCGATCGCGTACATCGTGCGGCCCACGTAGGTGCGGTTGAGGATGAAGCTGGTGAGACCAAGAACACCCAGCATGACCAGGAGCGGCACCGGCAGGAAGCTGCCGAGCGTGGAGCCCAGGAAGGTCACCGCGTCCGGGGTCATCTTGGGCGCGCCCTGCGAGATCACCAGGGTCAGGCCGCGGGCGACGCTGAGCATGGCCAGCGTGGCGATGAAGGCGGGCAGCCTGCCGTAGGCGACCAGCACGCCGTTGACCAGACCGGCCAGCGCGCCGGTGGCCAGGCCGACCACGAGCGCGAGCCCGCCGGGCAGTCCGGTCTCGGCCGCGGTGTAGGCGGAGACGATCCCGGCCAGCGCGGCCACGCTGCCCACGGACAGGTCCACGCCGGAGGAGACGATCACGAAGCTCTGGCCGAAGGCGAGCACCGCGACCACGGCCGCCTGCACACCGACGTTGAGCAGGTTCTGGGCGGTCAGGAAGGTCGGGGTGAGCAGGCTCAGTGCGATGACGAGCAGCAGCAGGCCGCCGAGCGCGCCGTTGTCGGAGAGGAGCTTGCCGACAGCGGGTACCCGGCGCCGCTGCTGGGTGGGGGCGGTGGTGGTCATGCTCGCTGCTCCTGGTTGTTCTCGACGGTGAGCCCGCCGGGTTCTTCGTGGTCCACGAGGACCTTCTGCTCGGCTTCCTCGGCCTCGTTCCACGCCGCGTTGAACGCGGGCACGCGGCCGCGGGTACGGGCCGCCGGGTCGGAGACGGCCAGCGCCATCACCGAGTCCTGCGTGGCCTCGGCCGCGTTCAGCTCACCGGCCACGCGGCCACCGGCCATGACCAGCACGCGGTCGCTCATCCCGATCACCTCGGGCAGGTCGCTGGAGATCAGCACCACGGCGCGGCCGTTCGCGGTCATCTGGTTGATCAGCTCGTAGATCTCGACCTTGGCGCCCACGTCCACGCCCCGGGTCGGCTCGTCCAGCACGAGCACCTGCGGGTCGGCCAGCAGCCACTTGCCGATGGCGATCTTCTGCTGGTTGCCGCCGGAGAGCTCCTTGACGGTCTGCCCCAGCCCGGAGCAGCGCACGCGCAGCTTGCCCGAGATCTCCTCGGCCCGGGCGCGCTGGCCCTTGCGGTCCACCACCCCGGCCTTGGTCGCCCCGCGCATGGTGACCAGGCCGAGGTTCTCCCCGACGCTTCCGGTCAGCACCAGGCCCTGGCCCTTGCGGTCCTCCGGCACCAGGCCGAGCCCGGCGCGCATGGTGGCCCTGACGTTGCCCGAGGCCAGGCGCTGACCGGCGATCTCCACCGTGCCGGAGTCGTAGCCGTCCACGCCGAAGACCGCGCGGGCCACCTCGGTGCGGCCGGAGCCGACCAGGCCCGCGATGCCGAGCACCTCGCCCGCGCGCACCTGGAAGGACACGTCGTCGAACACCCCCGCGCGGCACAGCTTGTCGACCTTGAGCGCGACCTCGCCGCCCTCTTCGGCCCGGCGCGGGTACTGGTCCTCGATGGCGCGTCCGACCATCAGGCGCACCATCTCGTCCTCGGTGGACCCGGCGGGCAGCACGCCCACCGAGCGGCCGTCACGCAGGACCGTGATGCGGTCGGCGACGCGGCGGATCTCCTCGAGGTGGTGGGTGATGAACACCAGGCCGACGCCCTGGCCGCGCAGCTGGTCCATGATCTCCAGCAGCCGGTCGGTCTCGCTCTCGGTGAGCACCGCGGTCGGCTCGTCCAGCACCAGGATCCGGGCGTCCTGGTCGAGCGCGCGGGCGATCTCCACCATCTGCTGCTGCGCGATGCCCAGCTTGCCCATCGGGGTGGCCGGGTCGACCTTCAGGCCCACGCGCTCCAGCAGCGGCACGGCGTCGCGGCGCATGCGGCGGTGGTCCACCACGCCGAAGCGGCGCGGCTGGCGGCCGAGGAACAGGTTCTCCGCCACCGAGAGCTGGTTGACCAGCGTCAGCTCCTGGTAGATGACCGCGAGCCCGAGCGAGCGGGCGTGCTGCGGGGAGGTGATCCGCACCGGCTGGCCGTCCAGGAAGACCTGACCGGCGTCCGGCCGGTGCACCCCGGCCAGCACCTTCACCAGCGTGGACTTGCCTGCCCCGTTCTCACCGAGCAGGACGTGCACCTCACCCGCGCGCACTTCGAGGTCCACATCGGCCAGCGCGAGCGCGCCGGTGAACTTCTTGGTGACTCCCTCAACGCGGAGCAGGACGCTCATGCAGTTCCTCCGGGTTCGCCACACGAGGCGCGGGCGATCAACTTGGCGGACAGGCTCACGTCCCGGGCGGGCACACCCGAGATGAGGCCGAGCAGCTCGCGGACGGCCGCGCCGCCCATGTCCTGGGTGGGCTGGGCGATCACCGTGATCGGCGGGTCGAACAGGGGGAACCAGTCCAGGTCGTCGTAGACGGCCAGACCGACGTCCTCCGGCAGCCGCAGCTTGCGCCTGCGCACCTCTTCCAGCGCGCCCAGGCCCATCAGGTTGTCCATCGCGACCAGCACGGTCGGCGGCTCGGCGGCGTCGAGCAGCTCCCCGGCGGCGCGGGCGCCGCTGGCCCGGCGGAAGTCGCCGTGCGCGACCCGGACCACGGCCTCCGGACCGCCCAGCTCGGCCAGCGCGGTGTTGAAGGCGACCAGCCGCTCGCGGCCGGTGCTGGTGTTCTCCGGGCCCGGGATCACGCCGATGCGGCGGTGGCCCAGCTTGAGCAGGTGCTCGGCCAGGTCGTGCAGCGCGGTGTCGCCCTCGGCCTGGATCACCGGGGCGTCCGAGCCCGCGACCGTGCGGTCCAGCAGCACCAGCGGCACCCCGCTGTCGGTGACCTCGGTCAGCCAGGCCGGGTCGTCACTGGCCGGGCAGACCACCAGGCCGTCCACGCGGCGGTCCAGCAGCGTGCGCACGTACCGGCGCTGCTGCTCGTCGCTCTCGTCCGCGTTGCCGAAGATCACGCAGTACCCGTGCTTGCGGGCCTCGTCCTCGACCGCCCTGGCGATCTCCCCGAAGAAGGGGTTCAGCAGGTCGCTGATCACCAGGCCGAGGGTCTGCGTGGAGTGCAGTCGCAGGGAACGTGCCAGGACATTGGGGCGGTAGCCCAGCTCCGCGACCGCCGCGAGCACTCGCTCGCGGGTGGCGTCGGTGGGCGCGGCGTGGCCGTTCAGCACCCGGGACACCGTGGCGGTGGAGACGCCCGCACGCAGCGCGACGTCTTTCATGGTCGCCAACGACCCGATCCTCCAGACGTGGGTGGGGAAGTCCCCCGTCGTGTATCCGACTTACTACGTTCCGTTGTGTATTCGATTACAGGGGAAGGTTAATCGAATACACAAGCCGCCAAAAGACCTGTATCGGTTCAGTAGCCAACAGATCGCGGAGGGTTAACCCGGACGAGATGTAGGTATTCGCACGGATGTCTCCGTGACGCCCTTGCGGGCAGACTCCTCGGTGTGGGAGCCGGAGGTACTCCTCCCCCGCCAGCCGCGCGGTGAGGCGGGGTGGGGAGTCCGACAGCAGCAGGTCCTGCGGAGCGAACCGGAGGGGGTTTCGCCGAGGGGGCAGGACCGGCAACAAGAAGGGCCGCCATCTGGGGAGATGGCGGCCCTTCGGCTACTCAGTCAGCTGGTCAGGCGTCGTTGCTCCGCCGCCTGCGACCGGCCAGCAGCATCAGCGCCGCGCCGCCGCCCAGGGCGAGCGCGCCCAGAGCGATCAGCCACGCCACGTCCGCACCGGTGTCGGCCAGCTTGCCGTCACCGGAGGTACCGGTCCACGGGTCTTCCCCACCGGGCTGCGGAGCGGGGGCCAGCAGGCCCGCGTCCACCGTGAGGTTCTCCCGCTTGCCCGCACCCAGCTCCACCGGCTTGCTGCACCCGGTGGCGGGATCGGCGTCGGAGTCCTTGGCCGCGTCCCCGGCCCCGGCCTTCGTCGGGGTGTAGCCCGACAGCGCCGATGGCAGGTTCTTCAGGCCGAAGCACACCGTGTACGTGCCGTCCGGCAGGCCCTCCACGAGGTACTTGCCGTCCTTGCCGCTGGTGGTCTCGGTGACGGTCTTGCCGTCCTTGTCGACCACCTTGACCGGCACGCCCTCGACGCCGGGCTCACCGTCGTCCTGCAGGCCGTTGCCGTTCTTGTCGACCCACACGTAGTCGCCGAGCCGGTTGACCGGCGGGGCGATACCGGCGTCCAGCGTCAGGTCCTCCGGGGAGTCCACGCCGAGCGTCGTGGGCTTGGTGCACCACGTCGCCGGGTCGACGTCGGAGTCCTTGTCAGCGGTGCCGGCGTTCGGCTTGGTCACCTGGTAGTCGCCGTACGGCGCGGGCAGCGACTTGCCGTCGAAGCAGACCGTGTAGGCCCCGTCCGGCAGCTTGTCGAAGAGGTACTTGCCCGCCTCGTCGGTCTTCGTGGTGCCGAGCTCCTTGCCCTCGGCGTTCTTGAGGACCGCGCTCACCCCGGCCACCGGCTTCTCGTCGGCGTCCTGGACCCCGTTGCGGTTGGCGTCCACCCAGACGTAGTCACCCAGCTTGTTGGGCGGCCGGATGCCCAAGTCGACGGTGAGGTTCTCCCGCTTGCCGACCGTGAGCTCCACCGGGTTGGTGCAGCCGCCGAACTCCGGGTCGGAGTCCTTCGCGTCGTCGGACCCCGCGTTCGGCCTGGTGGGCAGGTAGCCCGCGTACTCGGCCGGGAGGGTCGTCAGGTCGAAGCACACCTGGTAGAGCCCGTTGGGCAGGTCCTCGAAGAGGTACTTGCCCTGCTCGTTCGTCTTCGTGGTGACGGTCTCGCCGGACTTCGTGGTGGCCTTGACGGTCACCCCGGGCACCGGCTTCTCGTCCGGGTCCTGCACGCCGTCGCGGTTGGTGTCCACCCAGACGTAGTCGCCGAGGCGGTTCACCGGCTGGACCAGGCCCGCGTCCAGCGAGAGGTCCTGCCGCTTGCCCGGGCCGAGCGCGACCACCGGCGTGCACCCCGTGGTGGGGTCCGCGTCGGAGTCGGTCGTGGCGGCGCCGGTCTTGGGCGTGGTCAGCGTGAAGTCGCCGACCGTCGACGGCAG
Proteins encoded in this region:
- a CDS encoding DUF2339 domain-containing protein, which encodes MTSSQVLRVAQELRDMGLRLQALDAELRAATDEGPAQGETAQAPAGMATPVPSVPLPLPVAPPPVPVQFTGPSQFPGPVPTTGPVPTTGPAPVVGPPAPPPGWAPWQPPPPPDPEARQRRNSRIVAWVGGAVTLLGIVLLLALAVQRGYFGPGWRVLGGAALGLGLIGGSLRVHARPGGLTTAYALAATGFATLFLDILAATSLYTYLPAEGGLLLGLAVAAAGLLLAVKWDGQALAVGVVLGAAVCAPLLTKSFTPLLVGFLMVLAVAATPVQLRKDWSGLTIAAGVPSLLGSVLATLQARIGGQDGYAAVGVAFAAGVLAMGLAGLSARRRPADPAPLVLVVTAAVPPLLSAVLLTQVQATLAALALAAVAFGFTAAVRVLTRNFALATVAVGLVGIFQAILTYTGSASRAATLLGAALALTGLAAWRGHKLPLFGALGYGLAGVFAAFVHDIPAHLLLRPPYRLAEVPVTAPVAGALVAALAAALPLVAHRQGWLRPPDRGTDTAPLWVLAGVAGLYGTAGCLVGAGLLAMPDRDGFLAGHVLVTIIWAALAVALLLRGIRSAHLRVTGMVLFGVTVAKLMIFDLSALDGLPRVVAVLGCGLVLLLLGTRYARLVAEAKQD
- the rbsD gene encoding D-ribose pyranase, which codes for MKRGGILHAELNSALARLGHTDQVVVADCGLPIPDGPKVIDLAFSFGVPGFLDVLDGLLRELVVDGAVVANEVEAANPDCAAAMAERLPELEHVAHEDFKRLVSGVKLVVRTGEASPYANVLLRCGVPF
- the rbsK gene encoding ribokinase → MITSLTALTDVVVVGSANADLVTSVPRRPGAGETVLGTDLRVSPGGKGANQAVAAARLGAGVAFLGAVGDDEHGQLLLESMRSAGVRTEHVRTPDRPTGIAHVVLTPDGENSIVVSPGANGTLTSADIDRAATVIAISTVVLVSLEVPLPAALRAVELAGEAGVRAVLNLSPPAPLTATALAALDPLVVNEHEAAWLLGAHTPDQPSDLARALLALGPRSAVVTLGSRGVAVADGEDVHLVPAPEVEAVDTTGAGDAFAGALAARLAAGEELLAACQFAVRAAAVSVTRRGAQPSYPTRNEVRS
- a CDS encoding substrate-binding domain-containing protein, translated to MKMLNRAVLATLAASTLAFTAACGGASGGSASGQPVIGMTISSLANPFFNVLKDAAQEAADKAGVKLVVNDAQGDANTQLSQVQNFVSQGVKAIIINAVDSDQATPAAKAAENANIPVIAVDRAINNAKIASFIASDNVQGGQLAADTLAKLVGSGDVLHLQGILGTSASRDRGQGFTNNIKNASAVKVAATQTAEFDKAKGLSVTTDLLQAQAGTKGIFAENDDMALGAVQALGDRAGKDIQVVGFDGNTDALTAIESGKLAATIAQQPKELGRMAIEQAVKTTKNEAPEAKIAVPVKVVTKDNVAEFKK
- a CDS encoding substrate-binding domain-containing protein, yielding MRHTRRTILAAATSAALLFVAACDSGSDSNKPAPNGEIVIGFASSTLTNPFFLQLKEGVEQAQAEFGVRVVFMDANNDVTTQLTQVQSLISQRVKAILLNPVDTQQSGKMAAAAETARIPLVAVDRAVTGGRVISEVSSDNVQGGVDAAAALAKATGPGEVLHLQGLLGTSASRDRGEGFQQGLALRSSVRIAEQKSADFDRARGMAVTAQMLTAKPNVKGLFAENDDMALGAVQALGDKAGNEVKVVGFDGTPEALAAVNSGKLAATIAQQPKELGRQAVEQAVKYLRGETVRNLIEIPVRVVTKANVQEFLTTS
- a CDS encoding ABC transporter permease, whose protein sequence is MTTTAPTQQRRRVPAVGKLLSDNGALGGLLLLVIALSLLTPTFLTAQNLLNVGVQAAVVAVLAFGQSFVIVSSGVDLSVGSVAALAGIVSAYTAAETGLPGGLALVVGLATGALAGLVNGVLVAYGRLPAFIATLAMLSVARGLTLVISQGAPKMTPDAVTFLGSTLGSFLPVPLLVMLGVLGLTSFILNRTYVGRTMYAIGGNEEAALLSGIDVKKNKLVIYALSGLFAGIAGILLAGRLGSAGPQAAVGYELDAIAAVVIGGASLSGGVGRASGAFIGALVLAVLRNGLNLVQVSPFWQQVVIGVVIAVAVLFDTLRRRSR
- a CDS encoding sugar ABC transporter ATP-binding protein; amino-acid sequence: MSVLLRVEGVTKKFTGALALADVDLEVRAGEVHVLLGENGAGKSTLVKVLAGVHRPDAGQVFLDGQPVRITSPQHARSLGLAVIYQELTLVNQLSVAENLFLGRQPRRFGVVDHRRMRRDAVPLLERVGLKVDPATPMGKLGIAQQQMVEIARALDQDARILVLDEPTAVLTESETDRLLEIMDQLRGQGVGLVFITHHLEEIRRVADRITVLRDGRSVGVLPAGSTEDEMVRLMVGRAIEDQYPRRAEEGGEVALKVDKLCRAGVFDDVSFQVRAGEVLGIAGLVGSGRTEVARAVFGVDGYDSGTVEIAGQRLASGNVRATMRAGLGLVPEDRKGQGLVLTGSVGENLGLVTMRGATKAGVVDRKGQRARAEEISGKLRVRCSGLGQTVKELSGGNQQKIAIGKWLLADPQVLVLDEPTRGVDVGAKVEIYELINQMTANGRAVVLISSDLPEVIGMSDRVLVMAGGRVAGELNAAEATQDSVMALAVSDPAARTRGRVPAFNAAWNEAEEAEQKVLVDHEEPGGLTVENNQEQRA
- a CDS encoding LacI family DNA-binding transcriptional regulator, which codes for MKDVALRAGVSTATVSRVLNGHAAPTDATRERVLAAVAELGYRPNVLARSLRLHSTQTLGLVISDLLNPFFGEIARAVEDEARKHGYCVIFGNADESDEQQRRYVRTLLDRRVDGLVVCPASDDPAWLTEVTDSGVPLVLLDRTVAGSDAPVIQAEGDTALHDLAEHLLKLGHRRIGVIPGPENTSTGRERLVAFNTALAELGGPEAVVRVAHGDFRRASGARAAGELLDAAEPPTVLVAMDNLMGLGALEEVRRRKLRLPEDVGLAVYDDLDWFPLFDPPITVIAQPTQDMGGAAVRELLGLISGVPARDVSLSAKLIARASCGEPGGTA